A genomic window from Arthrobacter globiformis includes:
- a CDS encoding IS30 family transposase → MGRPWSPLSVRLAFWEGLDAGLSVAVAARAAGVSRPTAYRWLSDHQKVLPSPVQDFSVPRAGLLSLREREEIGFQLAQGHGVRRIAGFLGRAPSTISREIARNRVSDRYSPSLAQEQTWARARRPKPRKLDGLALREQVTTMLTDRFSPEQVAGRLKVEHPENPEMQVSHETIYQALFVQGRGSLRLEVATALRSGRVRRRPQRPEGPRPQRFQEMVMISDRPAEVEDRAVPGHWEGDLIIGSTASKSAIGTLVERTTGYVMLLHLPEDHTARTVADAMITAMNTLPEQLRRSTTWDQGAEMSRHQEITMATGMPIYFCDPHSPWQRGSNENTNGLLREYFPKSTDLSFHGPGILENVAAELNRRPRKRHGYRTPAEVLAELVSNPVN, encoded by the coding sequence ATGGGCAGGCCGTGGTCGCCGTTGAGTGTTCGTTTAGCGTTCTGGGAAGGGCTGGATGCCGGGCTGTCGGTAGCCGTAGCGGCGCGGGCCGCGGGGGTGTCGCGACCGACTGCGTACCGGTGGTTGAGCGACCATCAGAAGGTGTTGCCATCACCGGTTCAGGATTTCAGTGTGCCCCGTGCAGGGCTTTTGTCGTTGCGTGAGCGGGAAGAGATCGGGTTTCAGCTTGCCCAGGGTCATGGAGTGCGGCGTATCGCCGGCTTCCTCGGCCGGGCTCCGTCGACGATCAGCCGGGAGATCGCGAGGAACCGCGTCAGTGACCGGTATTCGCCATCGCTCGCGCAGGAGCAGACGTGGGCTCGTGCCCGCAGGCCGAAGCCGCGGAAGCTGGACGGGTTAGCGTTACGGGAACAGGTCACCACGATGCTCACCGACCGGTTCAGCCCGGAACAGGTCGCTGGCCGACTGAAGGTGGAGCATCCGGAGAATCCGGAGATGCAGGTGTCACACGAAACGATTTATCAGGCCCTCTTCGTCCAGGGCCGCGGATCCTTGCGCCTGGAAGTTGCGACGGCGCTGCGGTCCGGGCGGGTGCGTCGGCGCCCGCAAAGGCCGGAGGGTCCTCGCCCGCAGCGGTTCCAGGAGATGGTGATGATCTCTGACCGGCCGGCAGAGGTCGAGGACCGCGCCGTTCCCGGCCACTGGGAAGGGGACTTAATCATCGGTTCGACGGCATCGAAGTCCGCGATCGGGACCCTCGTCGAACGCACTACGGGATACGTGATGTTGCTGCATCTGCCCGAGGACCATACTGCCCGCACCGTCGCCGACGCCATGATCACCGCGATGAATACCCTCCCCGAGCAGTTGCGCCGATCGACGACCTGGGATCAAGGAGCTGAGATGTCACGGCATCAAGAAATCACGATGGCGACCGGTATGCCGATCTACTTCTGCGACCCGCATTCACCCTGGCAGCGCGGCAGCAACGAAAACACCAACGGGCTCCTCCGCGAGTACTTCCCGAAAAGCACCGACCTGTCATTCCACGGGCCCGGAATCCTCGAAAACGTCGCCGCTGAACTCAACCGCCGGCCACGCAAACGACACGGCTACCGAACGCCCGCAGAAGTCCTCGCTGAGCTAGTCTCGAACCCAGTCAACTAA
- a CDS encoding GntR family transcriptional regulator, with the protein MSLEPAETASEPAGRSGGLNREAGGPLHAQIRDILHRQIVDLALSPGSSLPTEEELQRQFGVSRSVVRQALSGLADLGLIRRQRGRGSVVAATPVLRRHVQRAGGLDEQAAAHGQRLRTHVLTVEPSEPPQAGIEALNTTNTWKIERVRYLDDLPVAFMRTWVPRDFFPHFTVELLENASLLSLMRDHGYHPAGGPRQVQAVSSDPDLARKLNINTREPLLLLQGVTRDALGHGLEWFNVWHSPNTVFDVDAQVTTQPGRVSQEHLRRLRNLTQQLESELADLERGAG; encoded by the coding sequence GTGAGTTTGGAACCAGCAGAAACAGCGTCGGAGCCGGCGGGACGTAGCGGTGGTTTGAACCGGGAAGCCGGAGGCCCGCTCCATGCTCAAATTCGGGACATCCTGCACCGGCAGATCGTGGACCTTGCACTGTCCCCGGGCTCCTCTCTGCCCACTGAAGAGGAACTGCAAAGGCAGTTCGGTGTCTCCCGCAGCGTTGTGCGTCAGGCCCTGTCAGGCCTTGCCGACCTCGGCCTGATCCGACGCCAGCGCGGCCGCGGCAGCGTAGTAGCCGCAACGCCCGTCCTCCGCCGGCACGTTCAGCGCGCGGGCGGCCTGGATGAACAGGCAGCCGCACACGGCCAGCGCCTGCGCACTCACGTCCTCACCGTAGAACCATCCGAGCCGCCCCAGGCAGGCATCGAGGCCCTCAATACCACCAACACCTGGAAAATCGAGCGGGTCCGCTACCTCGATGATCTTCCCGTTGCTTTCATGCGGACCTGGGTCCCGCGCGACTTCTTCCCGCACTTCACCGTGGAACTGCTCGAAAACGCGTCACTCCTCAGCCTGATGCGCGACCACGGTTACCACCCCGCCGGAGGACCCCGTCAGGTCCAGGCCGTGTCCTCAGATCCTGACCTGGCGCGGAAACTGAACATCAACACCCGGGAACCACTGCTCCTGCTCCAAGGCGTAACCCGGGACGCTCTCGGCCATGGTCTCGAATGGTTCAATGTCTGGCACAGCCCCAACACCGTCTTCGACGTCGACGCACAAGTCACAACCCAACCGGGACGCGTCTCCCAAGAGCACCTCCGGCGCCTACGAAACCTGACCCAGCAACTCGAATCAGAACTCGCTGATCTTGAACGAGGAGCAGGCTAA
- a CDS encoding DUF4190 domain-containing protein → MTIAERRAAGIETRASPVKTAEYTAPVYRPAPPHTGTNGFAITALILGLVGGSILAVIFGHIAKAQIRRTGEQGNGLATAGLILGYAGTALLAIVLISMIVAAVSYRGY, encoded by the coding sequence ATGACGATTGCGGAACGCCGCGCTGCCGGCATTGAAACCCGCGCGTCGCCGGTCAAGACCGCAGAGTACACAGCGCCTGTGTACCGGCCGGCGCCTCCGCACACCGGCACAAACGGTTTCGCCATCACTGCTCTCATCCTGGGTTTGGTCGGCGGGTCCATCCTGGCCGTCATTTTCGGCCACATCGCCAAGGCGCAGATCAGGCGCACCGGTGAACAGGGGAACGGCCTGGCAACCGCCGGACTCATCCTTGGCTACGCGGGGACCGCGCTGCTCGCCATTGTCCTCATCAGCATGATTGTCGCAGCCGTTTCCTACAGGGGGTACTGA